A window of Bos taurus isolate L1 Dominette 01449 registration number 42190680 breed Hereford chromosome 19, ARS-UCD2.0, whole genome shotgun sequence contains these coding sequences:
- the OR3A2C gene encoding olfactory receptor family 3 subfamily A member 2C, with product MQPEARTNRTAVTEFILLGLVETDNLQPMVFVLFLFAYLVTVGGNLSILAAILVEPKLHTSMYFFLGNLSLLDIGCITVTVPAMLGHPLSHKRTVPYAGCLSQLFFFHLLAGMDCFLLTAMAYDRFLAICRPLTYSTRMSQTVQRILVVVPWACAFTNALTHTIALTTLNFCGPCEVNHFYCDLPQLFQLSCSSNLLNELLLFGMSFIMVGTTAVLIISSYIHVAAAVVRLRSAEGRKKAFSTCGSHLTVVCLFYGTGMFNYMRLGSEEASDKDKGVGVFNTIINPMLNPLIYSLRNPDVQGALWRVLVERQSLT from the coding sequence ATGCAGCCAGAAGCTAGAACCAACAGGACAGCTGTAACTGAATTTATTTTACTGGGCTTAGTGGAAACAGACAATCTACAGCCTATGGTCTTCGTACTCTTCCTCTTTGCCTACCTGGTCACTGTCGGGGGCAACCTCAGCATCCTGGCCGCCATCTTGGTGGAACCCAAACTCCACACCTCCATGTACTTCTTCTTGGGGAATCTATCGTTGCTGGACATTGGGTGCATCACCGTCACTGTTCCTGCCATGTTGGGTCATCCCCTGTCCCACAAGCGCACAGTTCCCTATGCAGGCTGCCTCTCCCAGCTCTTCTTCTTCCACCTTCTGGCTGGGATGGACTGCTTCCTGTTGACAGCCATGGCCTATGATCGATTCTTGGCCATCTGCCGACCTCTCACCTACAGCACTCGCATGAGCCAGACGGTCCAGAGGATACTAGTGGTTGTGCCCTGGGCTTGTGCCTTCACCAATGCACTGACCCACACTATTGCCCTAACCACCCTTAACTTCTGTGGTCCCTGTGAGGTCAATCACTTCTACTGTGACCTCCCACAGCTCTTCCAGCTCTCCTGCTCCAGCAATCTCCTCAATGAGCTGCTGCTCTTTGGCATGAGTTTCATAATGGTAGGTACAACTGCGGTTCTCATCATCAGCTCCTACATCCATGTGGCAGCTGCAGTTGTACGACTCCGCTCAgcagagggcaggaagaaagcctTCTCCACGTGTGGCTCCCACCTCACTGTGGTCTGCCTCTTCTATGGGACTGGTATGTTCAACTACATGCGCCTGGGTTCAGAGGAGGCTTCAGACAAGGATAAGGGAGTTGGAGTTTTCAACACAATTATCAATCCCATGCTGAACCCACTTATCTACAGCCTTAGAAACCCTGACGTTCAGGGTGCCCTGTGGCGGGTACTTGTAGAAAGGCAGTCACTGACATGA
- the OR3A1 gene encoding olfactory receptor family 3 subfamily A member 1: protein MQPKPRANGTAVTEFILLGLVETPGLWPAVFVLFLFAYLVTVGGNLSILAAILVEPKLHTPMYFFLGNLSVLDIGCITVTVPLMLGRLLSHKRTVPYAACLTQLFFFHLLVGVDCFLLTAMAYDRFLAICRPLTYSTRMSQTVQRILVAVSWACAFSNALTHTVAISTLNFCGPNVINHFYCDLPQLFQLSCSSTQLNELLLFGVGFIMAGTPLALVVTSYIHVAAAVLGIRSVEGRKKAFSTCGSHLTVVAIFYGSGIFNYMRLGSAKLSVKDKAVGIFNTVANPMLNPIIYSLRNPDVQGALRRVIKGRWSLE, encoded by the coding sequence ATGCAGCCAAAACCCAGGGCCAATGGAACAGCTGTTACTGAGTTCATCCTGCTGGGTTTGGTGGAGACGCCAGGGCTGTGGCCAGCTGTCTTTGTACTCTTTCTCTTTGCCTACCTGGTCACTGTCGGGGGCAACCTCAGCATCCTGGCAGCCATCTTGGTGGAGCCCAaactccacacccccatgtacttcttcctgggGAACCTATCAGTGCTGGACATTGGGTGCATCACCGTTACTGTTCCCTTGATGCTGGGTCGTCTCTTGTCCCACAAGCGCACAGTTCCCTATGCAGCCTGCCTCACACAGCTTTTCTTCTTCCACCTTCTGGTTGGGGTGGACTGCTTCTTGTTGACAGCCATGGCCTATGACCGATTCCTGGCCATCTGCCGACCCCTCACTTACAGCACCCGCATGAGCCAGACAGTCCAGAGGATACTGGTGGCTGTGTCCTGGGCTTGTGCCTTCTCAAATGCACTGACCCACACTGTAGCCATATCCACACTCAACTTCTGTGGTCCCAATGTGATCAACCACTTCTACTGTGACCTCCCACAGCTCTTCCAGCTCTCCTGCTCCAGCACCCAGCTCAATGAGCTGCTGCTCTTTGGCGTGGGTTTCATAATGGCAGGTACCCCCCTGGCTCTTGTTGTCACCTCCTACATCCACGTGGCAGCTGCGGTTCTAGGAATTCGCTCAgtggagggcaggaagaaagcctTCTCCACGTGTGGCTCCCATCTCACTGTGGTTGCCATATTCTATGGTTCAGGTATCTTTAACTACATGCGACTAGGTTCAGCCAAGCTTTCAGTTAAGGATAAAGCTGTTGGAATTTTTAACACTGTAGCCAACCCCATGCTGAATCCAATCATCTACAGCCTCAGGAACCCTGATGTTCAGGGTGCCCTCCGGCGGGTGATCAAGGGGAGGTGGTCACTGGAGTGA